The following coding sequences are from one Anguilla anguilla isolate fAngAng1 chromosome 12, fAngAng1.pri, whole genome shotgun sequence window:
- the LOC118210437 gene encoding GRB10-interacting GYF protein 2-like isoform X5, protein MHRSQSWEERGDRRFEKPGRKEPEVAPAHFQLNHIRSNYEDGGTGAARKHEFTRSESENWRMSRDEQNGEDDEGGWRLAGLRRDGDRWRSHSPDGTRSAGWREHPDQRRRFPFDSREEERGYRRARGGQDDERDSLPEWCLEDAEEETGTFDSSGAFLSLKVRGSELSHLPSRKKAPKEPIPEEAELDFRPSEECEERSDKGDSEPDETKETDRSARRENEKDDLGKLEDRVKESPVPSPPAPCQTEPQAHVPLPPSQPDRVEMPPERVNGPPVPEASPELIKAPRPAVTPRSLVEGPPLHHVSPVPPETPVPAPVRQQKSPEVSTATSAPLALPAGIASGSGPGAALPEDMDDEEGLKHFEQEAEKMVAYLQDNAVDDDRLAAKAVERAKPTALPLTHEAALKWYYKDPQGERQGPFTNQEMMEWFQAGYFTMTLLVKRGCDELFQPLGEIIKLWGRVPFTPGPSPQPLLGDVDHERLKRQQELTALNLYQLQQLQYQYLLRQQYAQALAQQKAAAMSTPQQQQQQQQQLNLLLQQYQALKMRMTEPPVTRSVSVPDSGSVWEIQSSSTQPQVSSSIQHASHSAWESGSVWDLPIDSMAVPPTIEQIQQLEKAKAVKLEQDRREAELRAKREEEERKRHEEALRRQQEEEQKRREEEELARRNQEEALRREQELLLQRQKEEEEEEERRQREELLRKQEEERRKLEELALQQRMELEKRLEEEAAKQRLQEEQKRKEQELQRQQELQRQQERQRQQELQRQQELQRQQELQKQQELQRQQELQKQQELQRQQELQKQQELQKQQELQRQRQQQQEALRRLQQQQQQQQLAQMKLPSSSKWGQQSALVSAPATQNALSLAEIQKLEEERERQAREERRQQQELMKALQQQQQQQQQQQARLLGWGGAAKQPAAAKSLLEIQQEEAQQMKQRQQQQQQQQKKKDQQPTAVQQNRAQPRPSNISNSVWGSVNNSAPQWTSADAGGSIWGGIDTKDSNMGFWDEAVKEATPPPTRNAKNSKSNANLSNSLSGRANKKVEEEERKLLKLFQGVNHSQDGFTQWCEQTLHVLNTANNLDVPTFASFLKEVESPYEIHDYVRAYLGDTPEAKDFAKHFLERRAKQKANQQQQQQQQQQQKQQQQQQQQQQQQQQKRQQQDSVWAVNQTGLQSIFQSNHNSLQQSSFEMVQSGKKKKKQKMVRADPSLLGFSVNAASERLNMGEIETVEDF, encoded by the exons ATGCATCGATCTCAGAGCTGGGAAGAGAG GGGAGACAGAAGGTTTGAAAAGCCAGGTCGAAAAGAGCCAG AGGTTGCCCCAGCCCACTTTCAGTTGAATCACA TAAGGTCCAACTACGAGGACGGCGGGACGGGAGCAGCCAGGAAGCACGAGTTCACGCGTTCGGAGAGCGAGAACTGGCGCATGTCCCGCGACGAGCAGAACGGTGAGGATGATGAGGGGGGCTGGCGGCTGGCGGGTTTGCGACGGGACGGCGACCGGTGGCGCTCTCACAGCCCAG ACGGGACGCGGTCGGCCGGTTGGCGGGAGCACCCGGACCAGCGGCGGCGCTTCCCCTTCGACTCGCGGGAGGAGGAGCGGGGCTACAGGAGGGCGCGCGGCGGCCAGGACGACGAGCGGGACAGCCTGCCCGAGTGGTGCCTGGAGGACGCCGAGGAGGAGACGGGCACCTTCGACTCCTCCGgggccttcctctctctcaagGTGAGGGGCTCCGAGCTCTCGCACCTCCCATCACGCAAG AAGGCTCCTAAGGAGCCCATCCctgaggaggcggagctggactTCCGCCCATCAGAGGAGTGCGAGGAGCGCTCGGACAAAGGGGACAGCGAGCCCGACGAGACCAAAGAGACCGACAGATCAGCCCGGAGGGAAAACGAGAAGGACG ATTTGGGGAAGTTGGAAGACCGAGTCAAAGAGTCACCCGTTCCCTCCCCGCCAGCCCCATGCCAGACGGAGCCCCAAGCCCAcgtacccctcccccccagccagcCCGACAGGGTGGAGATGCCCCCCGAGAGGGTGAACGGACCTCCTGTCCCGGAAGCATCCCCAGAGCTCATCAAAGCACCGCGCCCCGCCGTCACGCCCAGAAGCCTGGTGGAAGGACCCCCACTTCACCACGTTTCCCCTGTACCCCCAG AAACGCCCGTCCCTGCCCCTGTAAGGCAACAGAAGTCTCCCGAGGTTTCCACGGCAACCTCGGCGCCCCTCGCGCTCCCTGCAGGCATTGCTTCAGGCAGCGGGCCGGGAGCCGCGCTGCCCGAGGACATGGACGACGAGGAGGGACTGAAGCACTTCGAACAG GAAGCGGAGAAGATGGTGGCCTACCTCCAGGACAACGCCGTGGACGACGACCGGCTGGCGGCCAAGGCGGTGGAGCGGGCCAAGCCCACGgccctccccctcactcacgAGGCTGCGCTCAAGTGGTACTACAAGGacccacagggagagagacagg GACCCTTCACGAACCAGGAAATGATGGAGTGGTTCCAGGCGGGGTATTTCACCATGACGCTGCTAGTGAAGAGAGGCTGCGATGAGCTCTTCCAGCCCCTGGGCGAGATCATCAAGCTGTGGGGGCGGGTCCCCTTCacacctggcccctccccccaaccgCTGCTG GGGGATGTGGACCACGAGAGGCTGAAGAGGCAGCAGGAGCTCACAGCTCTCAACCTTtaccagctgcagcagctccagTACCAGTACCTCCTCAG ACAGCAATATGCCCAGGCCCTGGCTCAGCAGAAGGCAGCAGCTATGAGCACCccgcagcagcaacagcagcagcagcaacagctcaACCTCCTCCTGCAGCAATACCAGGCCCTAAAAATGAG GATGACGGAACCTCCCGTGACCCGGTCTGTGTCCGTGCCCGACTCCGGCTCCGTTTGGGAGATACAGAGCTCATCTACACAGCCCCAAGTTTCCAGTAGCATCCAACATGCCAGCCACAGCG catgGGAAAGTGGCAGTGTTTGGGACTTGCCCATTGATTCCATGGCAGTACCACCGACAATTGAGCAAATACAACAGCTGGAGAAGGCGAAGGCGGTGAAG ctggagcaggacagaCGGGAAGCAGAACTTCGGGCCaagagggaagaggaagagcggAAACGCCACGAGGAAGCGCTGCGAAGAcagcaggaggaagagcagaaacgcagggaggaagaggagcttgCTCGGCGCAACCAG GAGGAGGCTCTGCGGCGGGAGCAGGAGCTCCTGCTGCAGaggcagaaggaggaggaggaagaggaggagaggaggcaaaGGGAAGAGCTGCTCCGTAAACAG GAAGAAGAGCGCAGGAAGCTGGAGGAGCTCGCGCTGCAGCAGAGGATGGAGCTGGAGAAGCGCCTAGAGGAGGAAGCGGCAAAGCAGCGGCTTCAGGAGGAGCAGAAAAGGAAGGAGCAAGAACTTCAGAGACAACAGGAGCTTCAGAGGCAACAGGAACGTCAGAGACAACAGGAGCTTCAGAGACAGCAAGAGCTTCAGAGACAACAGGAACTTCAGAAGCAACAGGAGCTTCAGAGACAACAGGAGCTTCAGAAGCAGCAGGAGCTTCAGAGACAACAGGAACTTCAGAAGCAGCAGGAGCTTCAGAAGCAGCAGGAGCTTCAGAGACAAAGACAGCAACAGCAGGAGGCTCTGCGCCGACtccagcagcaacagcagcagcagcagcttgcGCAGATGAAG CTCCCGTCGTCCTCAAAGTGGGGCCAGCAGTCTGCCTTGGTGTCCGCGCCTGCGACGCAGAACGCGCTGTCACTGGCCGAGATtcagaagctggaggaggagagggagaggcaggccCGGGAAGAG CGGCGGCAGCAGCAAGAGCTGATGAAAGCcctccagcagcagcaacagcagcagcagcagcagcaagccAGGCTCCTGGGCTGGGGAGGCGCAGCCAAGCAGCCAGCCGCCGCCAAGTCCCTGCTGGAGATCCAGCAGGAGGAGGCCCAGCAGATGAAgcagaggcagcagcagcagcagcagcagcagaagaagaagGACCAGCAGCCAACGGCAGTCCAGCAGAACCGGGCCCAGCCCCGACCC AGCAACATCAGCAACTCAGTGTGGGGGTCTGTCAACAACAGCGCCCCTCAGTGGACCAGCGCGGACGCGGGCGGAAGCATCTGGGGCGGCATCGACACCAAGGACTCCAACATGGGCTTCTGGGATGAGGCTGTGAAGGAGGCCACCCCGCCGCCCACACGAAATGCCAAGAATAGCAAAAGCAATGCCAACCTAAG taACTCCCTGAGTGGACGGGCCAACAAgaaggtggaggaagaggagaggaagctGCTGAAGCTGTTCCAGGGGGTGAACCACAGTCAGGACGGCTTCACGCAGTGGTGCGAGCAGACGCTGCACGTGCTCAACACTGCCAACAACCTGGACG TTCCCACCTTTGCATCTTTCCTAAAAGAGGTGGAGTCTCCCTACGAAATCCACGACTACGTCAGAGCCTACCTCGGAGACACACCTGAGGCCAAGGACTTCGCCAAGCACTTCCTGGAGCGTCGTGCCAAACAGAAAGCcaaccagcagcagcagcaacagcaacagcagcaacagaaacagcaacagcagcagcagcagcagcagcagcagcagcaacagaaacGGCAGCAGCAG GATTCAGTGTGGGCAGTGAACCAAACTGGACTTCAGTCGATCTTTCAGTCCAATCACAACAGTCTCCAGCAGTCCAGCTTCGAGATGGTACAgtccgggaaaaaaaaaaagaagcagaagatGGTACGGGCCGACCCCAGCCTGCTTG GTTTTTCTGTGAACGCCGCATCGGAGCGATTGAATATGGGCGAAATAGAGACTGTGGAGGACTTCTGA